From Lolium perenne isolate Kyuss_39 chromosome 5, Kyuss_2.0, whole genome shotgun sequence, a single genomic window includes:
- the LOC127300359 gene encoding uncharacterized protein isoform X2, with protein MRGKKRPLSPPAVAADATARLDERHLAEILLRLPSPASLARAAVVCRRWRRISISPAFLRRFRRLNPPQLVGFFICNGGFTAKSVGDQPVGQILEPTFLPALPPPRGVGGSAARYRDFSLRGLPDVDRWTLADARDGLLLFSSVYDDRMTIPRNFVVCDPLSGRSVLVRDAPRYQPDDKAAYLGAALVTVDGGDGASTLSFEVLLVTYFMSGPRLSVFSSRTGQWSVLPEAKCGNSLMPRLSGVGKPTHANGCVYWVMDNEFELYLLVLDTRTKKFSTSVRLLASMREEYASGNNLRVLRSEDGELRIVAMAWRSFGLHVWFLDRSRSTKGRWVRERAEEVSTLQGVSELLADVCNRTIKIMDAGEGAVFLKVSGLDWVYVVNLEERNVLKLPHQRFSSGPALPYRMELCPPLPKQAQAIVRTSMREQHVRGKQRRLSPPAVTADAMARLDERHHAEILLRLPSPASLALAAVVCRRWRRISISPDFLRRFRRLNPPQLVGFFICNGGFTAKRIGDRLVGQILEPTFLPVLPPPRGVGGSAARYSEFSLRDLPDIDRWTLADARDGLLLFSSIYHDRMTIPRNFVVCDPLSGRSFLVRDAPRYRLDDEAAYLGAALVTMDGGAGASTLSFEVILVTYFMFGPRLSIFSSCTGQWSVLPEAKCGKSLMPMLSGVGEPAHTNGCVYWVMDDDRELYLLMLDTHTKEFSTSIKLSASMREQYRGNMRVLRNEDGELRIVAMAWKSFALHVWLLDRSRSTKGRWVRETVGELSTFQGVFELCIADVSGGTIKIMDAGEGAVFFKKFGSNWVHVVNLEERTVLKLPHQRFSSGPALPYRMALCPPLPNQVQGQDG; from the exons ATGCGCGGCAAAAAGAGGCCGCTGTCGCCGCCGGCCGTTGCCGCCGATGCCACGGCGAGGCTCGACGAGCGGCACCTCGCGGAGATCCTCCTGCGGCTCCCATCCCCCGCCAGCCTCGCGCGCGCCGCCGTCGTCTGCCGGCGCTGGCGCCGCATCTCCATCTCCCCGGCTTTCCTTCGCCGGTTCCGCCGCCTCAACCCGCCCCAGCTCGTCGGCTTCTTCATCTGCAACGGTGGTTTCACGGCGAAGAGCGTCGGCGACCAACCCGTCGGCCAGATTCTCGAGCCCACCTTCCTCCCGGCGCTCCCGCCGCCTCGGGGCGTCGGAGGCTCCGCCGCGCGCTACCGCGACTTCTCCCTTCGTGGTCTCCCCGACGTCGACCGCTGGACCCTCGCCGACGCCCGCGAcggtctcctcctcttctcctccgtCTACGACGACCGCATGACCATCCCGAGGAACTTCGTCGTCTGCGACCCCTTGTCCGGCCGCTCCGTCCTCGTGCGGGACGCGCCGAGATATCAGCCTGACGATAAAGCCGCCTACCTCGGCGCCGCTCTGGTAACCGTGGACGGTGGAGATGGCGCGAGCACCCTCTCCTTCGAGGTGCTCCTCGTCACCTACTTCATGTCCGGGCCACGCCTCTCCGTCTTCTCCTCGCGCACGGGGCAGTGGAGCGTTCTTCCCGAAGCCAAGTGTGGCAATTCCCTGATGCCGAGGCTGAGCGGGGTGGGCAAGCCCACGCACGCCAACGGCTGCGTGTACTGGGTGATGGACAACGAGTTTGAGTTGTACCTCCTGGTGCTCGACACGCGCACCAAGAAGTTCTCCACCAGCGTCAGGCTGCTcgccagcatgcgggaggagtACGCCAGCGGCAACAACCTGAGGGTCCTGAGGAGCGAGGACGGGGAGCTCCGGATCGTGGCCATGGCGTGGAGGTCATTCGGGCTCCACGTCTGGTTTCTTGACAGGAGCAGGAGCACCAAAGGCCGGTGGGTGAGGGAGAGGGCCGAGGAAGTCAGCACATTACAGGGTGTCTCTGAGCTATTGGCAGACGTCTGCAATCGCACCATCAAGATCATGGATGCCGGAGAGGGGGCTGTTTTCCTCAAGGTGTCCGGCTTGGACTGGGTGTACGTTGTGAACCTGGAGGAGAGGAATGTGCTGAAGCTGCCGCACCAAAGGTTCTCCTCTGGACCTGCACTTCCCTACCGGATGGAACTGTGTCCTCCCTTGCCCAAGCAGGCCCAAG CCATCGTTCGCACCAGCATGCGGGAGCAGCACGTGCGCGGCAAACAGAGGCGGTTGTCGCCCCCAGCCGTTACCGCCGATGCCATGGCGAGGCTCGACGAGCGGCACCATGCCGAGATCCTCCTGCGGCTCCCATCCCCCGCTAGCCTCGCGCTCGCCGCCGTCGTCTGCCGGCGTTGGCGCCGCATCTCCATCTCCCCGGATTTCCTTCGCCGGTTCCGCCGCCTCAACCCGCCTCAGCTCGTCGGCTTCTTCATCTGCAATGGTGGTTTCACTGCGAAGAGGATCGGCGACCGGCTTGTCGGCCAGATTCTCGAGCCCACCTTCCTCCCGGTGCTCCCGCCGCCTCGGGGCGTCGGAGGCTCGGCCGCGCGCTACAGTGAGTTCTCCCTTCGTGATCTCCCCGACATCGACCGCTGGACCCTCGCCGACGCCCGTGACGGTCTCCTCCTCTTCTCGTCCATCTACCACGATCGCATGACTATCCCAAGGAACTTCGTCGTCTGCGACCCCTTGTCCGGCCGCTCTTTCCTCGTGCGGGACGCACCGAGGTATCGGCTTGACGATGAAGCCGCATACCTTGGCGCCGCTCTGGTCACCATGGACGGCGGAGCTGGCGCAAGCACCCTCTCCTTCGAGGTGATCCTCGTCACTTACTTCATGTTCGGGCCGCGCCTCTCCATCTTCTCCTCGTGCACGGGGCAGTGGAGCGTTCTTCCGGAAGCCAAGTGTGGCAAGTCCCTGATGCCGATGCTGAGCGGGGTGGGCGAGCCCGCGCACACCAACGGCTGCGTGTACTGGGTGATGGACGACGATAGAGAGTTGTACCTCCTGATGCTCGACACACACACAAAGGAGTTCTCCACCAGCATCAAGCTGTCCGCCAGCATGCGGGAGCAGTACCGCGGCAATATGAGGGTCCTGAGGAACGAGGATGGGGAGCTCCGGATCGTGGCAATGGCGTGGAAGTCGTTTGCGCTCCACGTGTGGCTCCTCGACAGGAGCAGGAGCACCAAAGGCCGGTGGGTGAGGGAGACGGTCGGGGAACTGAGCACCTTCCAGGGTGTCTTTGAGCTCTGTATTGCAGACGTCAGcggtggcaccatcaagatcatGGATGCTGGCGAGGGGGCTGTTTTCTTCAAGAAGTTCGGCTCTAACTGGGTGCACGTTGTGAACCTTGAGGAGAGAACTGTGCTGAAGCTGCCGCACCAAAGGTTCTCCTCTGGACCTGCACTTCCCTACCGGATGGCACTGTGTCCTCCCCTACCCAATCAGGTTCAAG GCCAAGATGGATAA
- the LOC127300359 gene encoding uncharacterized protein isoform X1 — translation MRGKKRPLSPPAVAADATARLDERHLAEILLRLPSPASLARAAVVCRRWRRISISPAFLRRFRRLNPPQLVGFFICNGGFTAKSVGDQPVGQILEPTFLPALPPPRGVGGSAARYRDFSLRGLPDVDRWTLADARDGLLLFSSVYDDRMTIPRNFVVCDPLSGRSVLVRDAPRYQPDDKAAYLGAALVTVDGGDGASTLSFEVLLVTYFMSGPRLSVFSSRTGQWSVLPEAKCGNSLMPRLSGVGKPTHANGCVYWVMDNEFELYLLVLDTRTKKFSTSVRLLASMREEYASGNNLRVLRSEDGELRIVAMAWRSFGLHVWFLDRSRSTKGRWVRERAEEVSTLQGVSELLADVCNRTIKIMDAGEGAVFLKVSGLDWVYVVNLEERNVLKLPHQRFSSGPALPYRMELCPPLPKQAQAIVRTSMREQHVRGKQRRLSPPAVTADAMARLDERHHAEILLRLPSPASLALAAVVCRRWRRISISPDFLRRFRRLNPPQLVGFFICNGGFTAKRIGDRLVGQILEPTFLPVLPPPRGVGGSAARYSEFSLRDLPDIDRWTLADARDGLLLFSSIYHDRMTIPRNFVVCDPLSGRSFLVRDAPRYRLDDEAAYLGAALVTMDGGAGASTLSFEVILVTYFMFGPRLSIFSSCTGQWSVLPEAKCGKSLMPMLSGVGEPAHTNGCVYWVMDDDRELYLLMLDTHTKEFSTSIKLSASMREQYRGNMRVLRNEDGELRIVAMAWKSFALHVWLLDRSRSTKGRWVRETVGELSTFQGVFELCIADVSGGTIKIMDAGEGAVFFKKFGSNWVHVVNLEERTVLKLPHQRFSSGPALPYRMALCPPLPNQAKMDKHHWIMDEVDAKPTILSQDDQVKKKRTIY, via the exons ATGCGCGGCAAAAAGAGGCCGCTGTCGCCGCCGGCCGTTGCCGCCGATGCCACGGCGAGGCTCGACGAGCGGCACCTCGCGGAGATCCTCCTGCGGCTCCCATCCCCCGCCAGCCTCGCGCGCGCCGCCGTCGTCTGCCGGCGCTGGCGCCGCATCTCCATCTCCCCGGCTTTCCTTCGCCGGTTCCGCCGCCTCAACCCGCCCCAGCTCGTCGGCTTCTTCATCTGCAACGGTGGTTTCACGGCGAAGAGCGTCGGCGACCAACCCGTCGGCCAGATTCTCGAGCCCACCTTCCTCCCGGCGCTCCCGCCGCCTCGGGGCGTCGGAGGCTCCGCCGCGCGCTACCGCGACTTCTCCCTTCGTGGTCTCCCCGACGTCGACCGCTGGACCCTCGCCGACGCCCGCGAcggtctcctcctcttctcctccgtCTACGACGACCGCATGACCATCCCGAGGAACTTCGTCGTCTGCGACCCCTTGTCCGGCCGCTCCGTCCTCGTGCGGGACGCGCCGAGATATCAGCCTGACGATAAAGCCGCCTACCTCGGCGCCGCTCTGGTAACCGTGGACGGTGGAGATGGCGCGAGCACCCTCTCCTTCGAGGTGCTCCTCGTCACCTACTTCATGTCCGGGCCACGCCTCTCCGTCTTCTCCTCGCGCACGGGGCAGTGGAGCGTTCTTCCCGAAGCCAAGTGTGGCAATTCCCTGATGCCGAGGCTGAGCGGGGTGGGCAAGCCCACGCACGCCAACGGCTGCGTGTACTGGGTGATGGACAACGAGTTTGAGTTGTACCTCCTGGTGCTCGACACGCGCACCAAGAAGTTCTCCACCAGCGTCAGGCTGCTcgccagcatgcgggaggagtACGCCAGCGGCAACAACCTGAGGGTCCTGAGGAGCGAGGACGGGGAGCTCCGGATCGTGGCCATGGCGTGGAGGTCATTCGGGCTCCACGTCTGGTTTCTTGACAGGAGCAGGAGCACCAAAGGCCGGTGGGTGAGGGAGAGGGCCGAGGAAGTCAGCACATTACAGGGTGTCTCTGAGCTATTGGCAGACGTCTGCAATCGCACCATCAAGATCATGGATGCCGGAGAGGGGGCTGTTTTCCTCAAGGTGTCCGGCTTGGACTGGGTGTACGTTGTGAACCTGGAGGAGAGGAATGTGCTGAAGCTGCCGCACCAAAGGTTCTCCTCTGGACCTGCACTTCCCTACCGGATGGAACTGTGTCCTCCCTTGCCCAAGCAGGCCCAAG CCATCGTTCGCACCAGCATGCGGGAGCAGCACGTGCGCGGCAAACAGAGGCGGTTGTCGCCCCCAGCCGTTACCGCCGATGCCATGGCGAGGCTCGACGAGCGGCACCATGCCGAGATCCTCCTGCGGCTCCCATCCCCCGCTAGCCTCGCGCTCGCCGCCGTCGTCTGCCGGCGTTGGCGCCGCATCTCCATCTCCCCGGATTTCCTTCGCCGGTTCCGCCGCCTCAACCCGCCTCAGCTCGTCGGCTTCTTCATCTGCAATGGTGGTTTCACTGCGAAGAGGATCGGCGACCGGCTTGTCGGCCAGATTCTCGAGCCCACCTTCCTCCCGGTGCTCCCGCCGCCTCGGGGCGTCGGAGGCTCGGCCGCGCGCTACAGTGAGTTCTCCCTTCGTGATCTCCCCGACATCGACCGCTGGACCCTCGCCGACGCCCGTGACGGTCTCCTCCTCTTCTCGTCCATCTACCACGATCGCATGACTATCCCAAGGAACTTCGTCGTCTGCGACCCCTTGTCCGGCCGCTCTTTCCTCGTGCGGGACGCACCGAGGTATCGGCTTGACGATGAAGCCGCATACCTTGGCGCCGCTCTGGTCACCATGGACGGCGGAGCTGGCGCAAGCACCCTCTCCTTCGAGGTGATCCTCGTCACTTACTTCATGTTCGGGCCGCGCCTCTCCATCTTCTCCTCGTGCACGGGGCAGTGGAGCGTTCTTCCGGAAGCCAAGTGTGGCAAGTCCCTGATGCCGATGCTGAGCGGGGTGGGCGAGCCCGCGCACACCAACGGCTGCGTGTACTGGGTGATGGACGACGATAGAGAGTTGTACCTCCTGATGCTCGACACACACACAAAGGAGTTCTCCACCAGCATCAAGCTGTCCGCCAGCATGCGGGAGCAGTACCGCGGCAATATGAGGGTCCTGAGGAACGAGGATGGGGAGCTCCGGATCGTGGCAATGGCGTGGAAGTCGTTTGCGCTCCACGTGTGGCTCCTCGACAGGAGCAGGAGCACCAAAGGCCGGTGGGTGAGGGAGACGGTCGGGGAACTGAGCACCTTCCAGGGTGTCTTTGAGCTCTGTATTGCAGACGTCAGcggtggcaccatcaagatcatGGATGCTGGCGAGGGGGCTGTTTTCTTCAAGAAGTTCGGCTCTAACTGGGTGCACGTTGTGAACCTTGAGGAGAGAACTGTGCTGAAGCTGCCGCACCAAAGGTTCTCCTCTGGACCTGCACTTCCCTACCGGATGGCACTGTGTCCTCCCCTACCCAATCAG GCCAAGATGGATAAGCATCACTGGATCATGGACGAAGTTGACGCTAAACCTACTATTCTCTCCCAGGATGATCaagtaaaaaagaaaagaacCATCTACTAG